One genomic segment of Chiloscyllium punctatum isolate Juve2018m chromosome 32, sChiPun1.3, whole genome shotgun sequence includes these proteins:
- the dnajb9a gene encoding dnaJ homolog subfamily B member 9a, whose translation MAAAHSVFAFAVCFLMISEFILAKKDYYEILGVPKNSSDRQIKKAFHKLAMKYHPDRNKSPDAETKFREIAEAYEVLSDEKKRKEYDHMGHQFFNAGNGGHRAHSFNFNFDDFLKDFDFDLGHRTHHKKHFDSHFRAHQEGHNAHKFAFGDRQFPFGGGLFDDVFEDMEKMFSFSSFGSTHKHTVRTEKFQNSGKQHCKTVTQRRGNMVTTYTDCSVP comes from the exons ATGGCAGCAGCGCACTCTGTTTTTGCCTTTGCTGTCTGTTTTCTAATGATATCTGAATTCATACTGGCAAAGAAGGATTATTATGAAATTTTGGGGGTGCCAAAAAATTCATCTGACCGTCAGATTAAGAAAGCATTTCACAAGCTTGCAATGAAATACCATCCAGATAGAAATAAAAGTCCGGATGCAGAGACGAAGTTCAGAGAAATTGCTGAAG CATATGAAGTCCTTTCGGATGAGAAGAAAAGGAAAGAATATGATCACATGGGTCATCAGTTTTTTAATGCAGGCAATGGTGGCCATCGTGCCCATTCTTTCAATTTCAACTTTGATGACTTCCTTAAAGATTTTGACTTTGACTTGGGCCACAGAACACATCACAAAAAACATTTTGATAGTCACTTTAGGGCACACCAGGAGGGACACAATGCACACAAATTTGCCTTTGGAGATAGACAATTTCCTTTTGGAGGTGGATTGTTCGATGATGTATTTGaagacatggaaaagatgttcTCATTCAGCAGTTTTGGcagcactcacaaacacacagtgagAACTGAGAAGTTCCAAAACTCCGGCAAGCAGCACTGCAAGACTGTTACACAGCGCAGAGGAAACATGGTGACCACGTACACAGACTGTTCAGTGCCATAA